A section of the Carya illinoinensis cultivar Pawnee chromosome 12, C.illinoinensisPawnee_v1, whole genome shotgun sequence genome encodes:
- the LOC122290320 gene encoding transcription factor bHLH79-like, producing MDPPLVNESSFPAANPSAYSLAEIWPLVTDPGGGGLGLRIGNFGQAPLAFRESSANRDGSAEESTVTEQSGGGGGNRKKRKEVSSEGESSKMVSCGSDNNLKELNGKRMKLAGSREENACSIAKAQASSAAGNKRAEESSKPSESPKQDYIHVRARRGQATDSHSLAERARREKISERMKILQAFVPGCNKVIGKALVLDEIINYVQSLQHQVEFLSMKLEAVNSRMNTSPTIEGFAPKDLGAHPFDASGIIFGSQATREYAQTSQPKWLHMQVGGRFERAI from the exons ATGGATCCTCCACTGGTAAACGAATCTTCTTTCCCGGCTGCCAACCCTTCCGCCTACAGCTTGGCGGAGATTTGGCCACTAGTTACGGATCCCGGTGGTGGGGGACTGGGGCTCCGGATTGGAAACTTTGGTCAGGCCCCTCTAGCGTTCCGCGAGAGCTCCGCTAATCGTGACGGTTCGGCCGAGGAATCTACGGTGACTGAGCAGAGTGGCGGTGGCGGTGGTAATaggaagaagaggaaagaaGTGAGCTCGGAGGGCGAGTCGTCGAAGATGGTTTCTTGTGGTAGTGACAACAACTTG AAAGAATTAAATGGTAAACGGATGAAACTAGCTGGATCCCGAGAGGAGAATGCTTGTTCAATAGCTAAAGCGCAAGCTAGTTCAGCGGCTGGAAACAAGCGAGCTGAAGAAAGCTCTAAACCTTCTGAGTCACCTAAGCAAGACTATATTCATGTGAGGGCGAGAAGGGGCCAAGCTACTGATAGCCACAGTCTAGCAGAGAGG GCAAGGAGAGAGAAGATCAGTGAGAGGATGAAAATTCTCCAAGCTTTTGTCCCTGGATGCAACAAG GTTATTGGAAAAGCACTTGTCCTTGATGAGATTATTAATTATGTCCAGTCGCTGCAACACCAGGTTGAG TTCCTCTCAATGAAGCTTGAAGCAGTTAATTCAAGAATGAATACGAGCCCCACCATTGAGGGATTTGCTCCAAAAGAC cttggtgcacatccatttGATGCTTCTGGAATTATATTTGGATCACAAGCAACAAGGGAATATGCTCAAACCTCACAGCCTAAATGGTTGCACATGCAAGTTGGTGGTCGTTTCGAAAGAGCAATTTAG
- the LOC122290321 gene encoding germin-like protein subfamily T member 1 codes for MKIPSSSHVHMLPYLVMLLLLPLLSFSADPDPLQDFCVADQSASSISVNGFPCKPASNVTSDDFFFDGLTKVGDTSNIFGSNVTGGNVLTFPALNTLGISMNRVDFAPGGLNPPHTHPRATESGVVIEGQVLVGFVTTGNVYHYKVLTAGQMFVIPRGLAHFQKNVGVGKAFIITAFNSQLPGAVVLPFTLFGSTPSIPDDVLTRAFQVEEQVVESIKSKFSS; via the coding sequence ATGAAGATTCCATCAAGTTCACACGTCCATATGCTGCCATACCTCGTTATGTTGTTGCTTCTCCCCTTGCTTTCCTTCTCAGCCGACCCCGATCCATTACAGGATTTCTGTGTGGCGGATCAAAGTGCCAGCTCTATATCAGTTAATGGCTTCCCTTGCAAACCAGCCTCAAATGTAACTTCAGATGATTTCTTCTTTGATGGTTTGACCAAAGTGGGTGACACATCAAACATCTTTGGCTCAAACGTTACTGGAGGTAATGTCCTTACTTTTCCTGCACTCAACACGCTTGGGATTTCAATGAACAGAGTGGACTTTGCTCCGGGAGGACTTAATCCACCCCATACTCATCCTCGTGCAACTGAGAGCGGCGTGGTCATCGAAGGGCAGGTACTTGTGGGGTTTGTGACAACTGGGAATGTATatcactataaagtcttgacTGCTGGGCAAATGTTTGTCATTCCTAGAGGACTTGCACACTTCCAAAAGAATGTTGGGGTAGGGAAGGCCTTTATCATCACGGCTTTCAACAGTCAGTTACCAGGGGCTGTGGTCCTTCCCTTTACTCTCTTTGGTTCAACACCCTCGATTCCAGATGATGTCCTAACTAGGGCCTTCCAAGTAGAAGAACAGGTTGTCGAATCTATTAAGTCGAAGTTCAGTTCTTGA